TCATCAAGCCGCGAGTGCCGGTCGTCGCCGCCGCGCAATCCGATGAGGCGCTGGGAGTGTTCCGGGCCACGTGCGAGGCCCAAGGGGCTCCGCTGGCCGCGGTGGAACCGCTGGACTGGGAGGACGCGGCCTGGCACGAGGCGCGACTGCTGATGATGGTTCGCGCGCCCGACGGCGACGGCAGCCTGCCGGTGGGACTCGTCGGCCCGCACCAGCGTCAGAACGCCGCCGTGGCGTGGCACATCTGCCGTGAGCTGGCGGACCAGGGACTGTCGTTCGACCGCGGCGCCATCCGCGCCGGATTCGGCGCCGCGGCGTGGCCCGGACGGCTGGAGGTCGTGGCCGGCGATCCGCTGACCATTGTGGACGGCGCCCACACCCCGGAGGCCGTCGAGGCCGTCGTGACGGCGCTGCGAGAAGTCTTCGGGGTGCAGCGCGGTCCCGTGATCTTCGGTGCGCTGCGCGACAAGCGCGTGCCGGCAATGCTGGAGGCGCTGCGCGGATATGCCGCGCCGTTGATCCTGGTCGAGCCGGAGCACCCACGAGGTTGGGCGCCCGAGCGCATGGTCCGGCGATATCGGCTCACCTCGGAGATGGAAATCGCGCCGTCGGTCACGGCGGCCTTGCGTGAAGCGCGTGCGGCGCACCGGCCCGGCCAGGCCGTGCTCGCCACCGGCAGCCTGGCGGTCGCGGCCGACGTGCGCGCGGCCGCCGGCGTGCCGCATGAAGTCGACCCTGAGCCGTGGGCAGGGCCGTAGGGTGGAGGTTGGATCTGCTTCGCGCGTTGGTGACTTTAGGGTGGATTCCCGCCTCCGCGGGAATGACGGACCCGAATTGCCCGCGGCCGGTATTGTCCCAGGCCCTCTCGGCAGCCAAGCTGAGTGACGATGACCGGACACAGAGAAGGCGGGCGCCCACAAGGGGCGCCCTTACAACTCAGTCAGGCGTTAGTCGCCGTATGACCAGCGACGACGTGCGTCCGATCCGACGGCGTGTTGAGCAGGCCATCGAGCAGGCCGTCGCCGAAGGCGCGTTCGACAACCTGGCGGGAGCTGGACTCCCGCTCAAGTCGGAAACAGGAATCGTTCCAAACGAGTTGCGGGTACCGTTCAAGGTGCTGGAAAACGCCGGCATGGCTCCCGCCTGGGTGGAGCTGGCCGCCGAGATCGAGCGGCGTATCGACGAGTTCCGTGCGGCTCGGCACGACCATGATCGGCGAATGCGCCGGGCGTGCGCGCACGCGCTGGCGGGGACGGCCGGCGACTTCGCCGCGCGGTTCCGTGCCGCGGGCCACGCCCACCAGGAGCTGCGCGACGCGCTGGCAAAGGACGTGAGAGGCATCGTGCGCCTGATCGACCGGTTCAACACCATGGCGCCGGCCAGTGCGCCGCGATTCGGCTTTCTGGCGCGCGCCGAGCTCGAAGCCGTGGACGCCATATGGCCATGGCCCGCGCCGGGCGGCGACCGGGCGTGAAGCGGCAAGCCCGGGCACTCCTCGGTCGGCTCGTCGCCGCAATCCTCGTTCCGCCGTTCGGCGCACTCGCGCTTTGGCGCAGAGCGTTGGGAGTTGGAAGCGATCGCGGCGAGCCTCAGTCGGTGCTGCTGGTGCGACTCGACCTGATGGGTGACGTGGTGAACGGGCTGTCGGCCGCCCACGCGGCGCGGCAGCGGTGGCCTCGGGCGCACATCGCCTTCATGGCGCCGCCTCAGTGGCGAGCGATCGTGGAACGCTGCTCGGCGGTGGACGAAACGATCGGCCTTGATCCCGCGGTCGTCACGCATTGGCCCGCCTGCCTGAATCCGGGGCGCTGGTGGAGTCTGCTGCGAGCGCTCCTTGCCCTGCGCCGGCGTCGCTTCGACCTGGCCGTGAGCATCTACGGGCCGATTGCCGGGACGGTGGTGGCGCTGAGCGGCGCCCGCGAGCGCCGCGGCTACGAACGCGAGGCCCCGCCGTTCAGCTTCGACCGGGCCTTCGCCGGTGAACGGCGTAACGGCGGGCCGCACGAGACCGAGCTGGCGGCGCGCCTGATTGGTGACGAGCTTCCGCCCTGGCGCACCATCGACCGCACCGACGACCTTCCCATGCCGACGGCCCTGACCGGAGCCGGCCGGCCGCTGGTCGTGGCGCACGCCGGCGCGGCGCACGGTGACGCCAAGCGTTGGCGCGAGGAACACTGGAAACACACGCTGGCGGAACTAGCGGCCGGTGGTGCGACGGTCGCGCTCGTCGGGCTGGCTGGCGACCGCGCGCTGGCTCGGCGGCTGCAGGAGTCAGTCGATAGTCTGATCGACCTCACCGGCGAAACGTCGCTCGAATCGCTCATGGGCACGCTCCTGGCGGCGGACCTCGTGATCTCCACGGACAGCGGTCCGGCGCACCTGGCGCGGGCGCTGGGAACCAGAGTGATCGCCTTGCACGGGCCGACCGACACCGCCCTGCACGGACCCGGCGATCCCGCGTGCGCGGCCCTGCGCCTGGAGATGCCGTGCGGGCCTTGCTACGACTTCCGCCGCATGGCGACCTGCCAGTTCGGCGATACGCTCTGCATGGAATGGCTCCATCCCGACCGCGTCGTCGGCGCCGCGCGCTCGATGCTGCCCACATGAGCGGCGCACCCGCCGCCGAGACTCAGGCGCTTCAAGCGCTCGAGTTTCGCGTGCTCGGCACGCGCGTGCACGGCGTCGACCTGGGCCAGGCCACCGCGTGGATCGACGCCTGGGCGCAGGCGGGCGCGCGCGCGCACATCGCCACCGTCAACCCCGAATTCGTGATGCTCGCGCGCCAAGACGCCGAATTCAACGACCTGCTGGAGCGCACCCGGCTCAACGTGCCGGACGGGGTCGGCGTCGTGCTCGACGGACGCCTGGGCGGCGCGCGCGTCCCAGGCCGCGTAACCGGCGTGACGCTAATGCACGAGGCGATGCGGTTGGCCGCGGTCCGGGAGTGGCCCGTGGCGCTCGTCGGCGGCGCGCCGGGCGTGGCCGAGGCCGCCGCCGAGCGGCTGGTCCACGACGTGCCGGGACTGCGGCCGCCGCACACCTATGGCGGCGCGCGCGGACCCGAGGGCGACGCCGCGGCCCGGGATTTCCTGCGAGACGTGCGCCCGCGCATCCTTTGCGTCGGCTACGGCGCGCCGCACCAGGAGCTTTGGATCGATCGCAACGTCAGCTCGGACGCGGCGTGCGTGGCCATTGGCATAGGCGGGACGCTGGACTA
Above is a window of Chloroflexota bacterium DNA encoding:
- a CDS encoding bifunctional folylpolyglutamate synthase/dihydrofolate synthase is translated as MTYVEALRWIYGFADLERGVGHAGREAYAAGPARTRRLLRALGDPHLGLTCVHVGGSKGKGSVCTLVASASEAAGLRTGAYTQPHLHSFRERFAIDGRAIEPQAFADLCQRLAPHVDSLTASHRQDGPYSTFELATVLALLWFAEQEVDLAVIEVGLGGRLDATRVIEPAVVGLTTIVLEHTRVLGDSLEAIAREKAGIIKPRVPVVAAAQSDEALGVFRATCEAQGAPLAAVEPLDWEDAAWHEARLLMMVRAPDGDGSLPVGLVGPHQRQNAAVAWHICRELADQGLSFDRGAIRAGFGAAAWPGRLEVVAGDPLTIVDGAHTPEAVEAVVTALREVFGVQRGPVIFGALRDKRVPAMLEALRGYAAPLILVEPEHPRGWAPERMVRRYRLTSEMEIAPSVTAALREARAAHRPGQAVLATGSLAVAADVRAAAGVPHEVDPEPWAGP
- a CDS encoding DUF1992 domain-containing protein, with protein sequence MTSDDVRPIRRRVEQAIEQAVAEGAFDNLAGAGLPLKSETGIVPNELRVPFKVLENAGMAPAWVELAAEIERRIDEFRAARHDHDRRMRRACAHALAGTAGDFAARFRAAGHAHQELRDALAKDVRGIVRLIDRFNTMAPASAPRFGFLARAELEAVDAIWPWPAPGGDRA
- a CDS encoding glycosyltransferase family 9 protein encodes the protein MGVGSDRGEPQSVLLVRLDLMGDVVNGLSAAHAARQRWPRAHIAFMAPPQWRAIVERCSAVDETIGLDPAVVTHWPACLNPGRWWSLLRALLALRRRRFDLAVSIYGPIAGTVVALSGARERRGYEREAPPFSFDRAFAGERRNGGPHETELAARLIGDELPPWRTIDRTDDLPMPTALTGAGRPLVVAHAGAAHGDAKRWREEHWKHTLAELAAGGATVALVGLAGDRALARRLQESVDSLIDLTGETSLESLMGTLLAADLVISTDSGPAHLARALGTRVIALHGPTDTALHGPGDPACAALRLEMPCGPCYDFRRMATCQFGDTLCMEWLHPDRVVGAARSMLPT
- a CDS encoding WecB/TagA/CpsF family glycosyltransferase yields the protein MSGAPAAETQALQALEFRVLGTRVHGVDLGQATAWIDAWAQAGARAHIATVNPEFVMLARQDAEFNDLLERTRLNVPDGVGVVLDGRLGGARVPGRVTGVTLMHEAMRLAAVREWPVALVGGAPGVAEAAAERLVHDVPGLRPPHTYGGARGPEGDAAARDFLRDVRPRILCVGYGAPHQELWIDRNVSSDAACVAIGIGGTLDYLSGRVPRAPAALRSVGLEWAYRLWRQPSRWRRMRVLPVFAALAVREILDRKTKDAAE